Part of the Tepiditoga spiralis genome, AGAAGAACTCTACAATGAATTAAAATAGTATTAAATAGGAGTATTAAAAATGATATCAAAAAAAATTTTTCTTATTGGAATGATGGGATGTGGAAAAACGACTTTAGGAAAAAAATTAAGTAATATTTTAAATCTTCCTTTCATTGATATAGATAGTGAAATTGAAAAAAAAGAAAAAAAATCTATTGAAAACATTTTTAAAGAAAATGGTGAAACTTATTTTAGAACTCTTGAAAAAAAAACATTAAAAGAAATAAATTATTTTTATACTTCTGGAATAATTTCTACAGGTGGCGGAATCATTTTAGATGATGAAAATTTTAATATTTTAAAAAATGAATATACTATTTTTCTTTATGTTTCAATTTCAGAATTAAAAAAAAGATTAGAAAAAGATACTAAAAGACCTTTATTAAAAAATAAAAACATAATAAACATTTGGGAAGAAAGAAAAAGTTTATACAATTCATTTAAAAAAGTAAACTTATCGGGTTTAACTATAAATAGTTCGTTAGAGAAACTTTTAAAAGAAATAATCAATTGAATTCTATTTAATTGATTGTTTTTTTTTTATTTAATTAAGAGTTATAATTTAATATATCAAATTAAGGGAGGTACTAATATGAAAAAAATTCATAACCCAGAAGGAGTTCCACAACCAATTGGTCCTTATTCAATTTCAAATATTTTTGAAAACTTGATTTTTTTATCTGGTCAATTACCTGTAGAAAATGGTGAACTAATTAAAGGAGATATAAAAAAAGAAACAGAACTCATAATTAAAAATATAAAAACAATTTTAGAAACAGCTGGGAGCTCTTTAGATTGCGTATTAAAAACAACTGTTTTCTTAAAAAATATGGATGATTTTGGAGATATGAATGAAATTTATGGCAAATACTTTAAAAATAATCCACCAGCACGTTCTGCAATACAAGTTGCTAAATTACCAAAAGATTCAGATATTGAAATTGAATTAATTGCATATAAAAAATAAAGAGGCTAAGCCTCTTTATTTTTTATATTGGAGTTATTTTTTCTTTATTTTTAGAAGGAATAGTTCCAATTATTAATGAAATAATCATTATAGATGCGCCAAGAAATTGTTTGACACTTAATGTTTCTTTTAATATTAAAAATGCAAAAAAAGCTGCAAATATTGGTTCTCCTATAAAAACAAATGCAGACATATTATTACCCAAAATTTTTTGATATTTAGATTGAAATAAAGTAGCAATTATAGTTGAAAAAACTGCCGTATATATAACAACTAAAATTAATGGAATTGATACTTTTCCACCTGGAGAAGTAAATGCTAAGGCTGTATTCATTATTGCAACAGCAATAAATTGATAAGATAATAATGATGATTCTGGTACTATTTTTGAATATTTAGTAATATATACAACAGACAAAGCATAAAATACTGCACATAAGACTGTTAAAATATCTCCAACATTAAAACCTTTAACTCCGCCTGATAAAAAATATGAACCTAATATAGATATTGGAAAAGCTATTATTTGCATTAAAGTTGGTTTCTCTTTTTCAATTAAATAAGCAAATACTGGAACTAACACTATATATAAAGAAGTTATAAATCCACTTTTTGAAGCTGTAGTAAGTGTTAATCCAATTGTTTGAGTTATTTGTCCAAGAGAAATAAAAATTCCTATTATTAAACCATACTTTAAAGAATGTTTCTTCCATAAAAACATAGATAATATTCCTGCAAGCCAAAACCTAAGTGATAAGTATAAATAAACAGATTCACCATTAACTGCCATTTTTATAAAAGGAAATGTAGAACCCCAAAGAAACGTAACCATCAACAATGCAAAAAAAGCTCTTACCACTTAAATTCCTCCTTAAATTTTTTCTTTTAAATATTCTAGTGCTAATAAATACCCCTTAAATCCCAATCCAGTTATTTTTCCATTACATACTTCAGAAATTACGGAATTTTTTCTAAACTCTTCTCTTACATAAATATTTGATATATGAACTTCTATTTTTGGAATACTTAATATTTCAAGAGCATCTCTTATTGCATAACTATAATGTGTATATGCTCCTGGATTTATTATTAATCCATCATAATTTAATTGATGTATTCTATCTATAATTTTTCCCTCTATATTAGATTGAAATATTTCAATATCTATTTTATTAATTTCAGACCACTCATTCAGCAATTCTTTTAAGTCATCGTAACTTCCATCACCGTATACACTTATTGGTCTTCTTCCTAACATATTTAAATTTGGACCATTAATAATTAATATCATTTTTATTCTCCTTAATTTTTAAATATTTGATTATATATACTTTCTATTTCTTTTTCATAATTAATAAAAATTTTTAATATTTCTGGATTAAAATGACTTGGTTGAGTTCTTCCATCTCCATTTACTAATATTTGAAAGGTTTTTTCGTGAGAAAAAGCTTCTTTATAAGGACGATTTGATCTAAGAGCATCATAAACATCAACAATAGAAACTATTTGAGCTTCTATGGGAATATTATCCCCAATAAGATTAAATGGATAACCCGTTCCATCGTATTTTTCATGATGATACAACGCTATATTCAATGCAACTTTAAAATATTCATTGTCTTCTAATAATTTTCTTGCATAAAGAGTATGTTTTTTCATTTTATTCCATTCTTCATCACTTAATTTTCCTTTTTTATTTAAAATATTTAATGGAATAAAAATTTTTCCAACATCGTGCAATGGAGAAAAATTTCTTATTTTTATTACCATTTCTTCATTAAGATTCATTTTTTTTGCTATAAATTCTGATAAAATTCCAACTCGTTCTATATGGTTTCCAGTTATTTCATCATGAGCTTCTGCAACCATGGCAAGTTTATTTGCAAAATTTACATAAGATTTTTTAAAATTATTTTCATATTTTTTTTGTTTTAATATTGTTTCTGAAAGAGTTTTAAATGCTTTGGCTATTTCTATATCTTCATTTGTAAATTTTTTTTCTTTATTATCAAAAGATATACCAGCAATCTTTTCTCCATTTACTATTAATGGAATTAAAAGTGTATATCTACTTTTTTTTATTCCTTTTTTTAATTTTTCTAAAGTACTTTTTGGTATCTCAGTATTATATCTTTCTATATTTTCAACAACTTCAACATTGTAAACATCAAATACATATTTTTTATCTAAATCAAGTGTTTTCAAAATCCCTATATCATGACCTATTGCATCTACAAATATCCATTTATTTCCTACAAATTTATAAACACTTCCATAATCAGAATTTATAACATTAATAGATATTTTTAACATTTCTGATAATAAAAAATCATTTTCTCTTTTTAAAAAATCTGATATTTTAGAATTAATTTCTAATAACTTTTTAAATCTTTTATGTTCAAATTCTTCACTTTTTAAACTTATATCTAAAATATTATTTAGAGAAGTTATTTCATTATACTTTTCTTCTAACTTTTTTTTGCTTTTTTCCATTTCATTGTACATATTTTCAAGTTCTAAATTATTACTTTTTAATTGTTCATTTTGAGCTTGCATTTCTTCATATGAAGCCTCTATTTCTTCTTTTTGATCTTTTATCTTTTTAGTTTTTTTGGAAACAATTTTTTTTAATAAATATACTATAAAAAATAATATAAAGATAATCATAACTGAGCTAATGATAATTATATAAATCCACATTGGTACTTTGTTTTTTGCATTTTTTTGTAAATATTTATCTAAAATACTATAATATATTGAATTTGAATCATATTTCATTTTTTTTAAATACATATCTATTGTATTAATTATAGAATTATCTACATTCTTAGAAAATATAAAAAATAGTTCTATAGGATAAAACATAAGTGTTGTATCTTTTATATTATATTTTTTTTCATTCATTAATCCATAAATCCTTGGAACTATTCCTATATCAATTATATTTTTAGATAAAGCTATCATTATTTCATCATAAGTATCATACTCAATATAATTACATTTAATTCCAAAACCATTTAATAAATTTTTTATTCCATTTTTTCCTTCATAAAATATATCACTCTTCATTACACCAACACTTTTATTTGAAAACTCTTTAAATGAAGTTATATCTTCTTTATAATTAGTATAAACTTCCCCCCAATCAGATATTATTGGAATAGTATTATAATTAAAAATTTTGCTTCTTTCTAAAGAATAACCAAATGCAAAAGCTATATCTAAATTTCCATCTTCTAATTCTTTCATAATATTTTTTTGAGGTTTAATTGTATAATTTATATTCCAATGTTCTTTTTCTGATATAAAATTCAATATATCTGAAAAAATTCCTTTTACATTATTATCTTTAGTAAATGAAATTGGATAATTTTCATATGTCCCTACATTTAAATTATAAGAAAAAACCCTTATAAAAATAAATAAAATAAATATTCCAATAGAAATTTTCTTCATTATTTTCACCAACTTTTAATTTATATAATTATATAATATAACTTTTATTATATTATATCAAAAAAATATTAAAAATTTAATCTTTTTTTCACTTCAAAATTTAATTAAAGTTTGATATAATATAATATAATTAAAAAAATACGAGGTGTTTAACTTGGAATTAAAATGGTGGATGTTTTTAATAGTGGGTTTAATGACTTCTTTTTTGTTTTTTCCTGATATAACTGGGAAAACTACTTATCCAACAACTTTATACAATTATCATGAAAATTTACAAATCTTTTCAAATAATGTAGAAATATCATTTGATAGTAGTACGGATAAACTTTATTTACCCAAAAATTTAATTATAAAAAAA contains:
- a CDS encoding HD domain-containing phosphohydrolase; amino-acid sequence: MKKISIGIFILFIFIRVFSYNLNVGTYENYPISFTKDNNVKGIFSDILNFISEKEHWNINYTIKPQKNIMKELEDGNLDIAFAFGYSLERSKIFNYNTIPIISDWGEVYTNYKEDITSFKEFSNKSVGVMKSDIFYEGKNGIKNLLNGFGIKCNYIEYDTYDEIMIALSKNIIDIGIVPRIYGLMNEKKYNIKDTTLMFYPIELFFIFSKNVDNSIINTIDMYLKKMKYDSNSIYYSILDKYLQKNAKNKVPMWIYIIIISSVMIIFILFFIVYLLKKIVSKKTKKIKDQKEEIEASYEEMQAQNEQLKSNNLELENMYNEMEKSKKKLEEKYNEITSLNNILDISLKSEEFEHKRFKKLLEINSKISDFLKRENDFLLSEMLKISINVINSDYGSVYKFVGNKWIFVDAIGHDIGILKTLDLDKKYVFDVYNVEVVENIERYNTEIPKSTLEKLKKGIKKSRYTLLIPLIVNGEKIAGISFDNKEKKFTNEDIEIAKAFKTLSETILKQKKYENNFKKSYVNFANKLAMVAEAHDEITGNHIERVGILSEFIAKKMNLNEEMVIKIRNFSPLHDVGKIFIPLNILNKKGKLSDEEWNKMKKHTLYARKLLEDNEYFKVALNIALYHHEKYDGTGYPFNLIGDNIPIEAQIVSIVDVYDALRSNRPYKEAFSHEKTFQILVNGDGRTQPSHFNPEILKIFINYEKEIESIYNQIFKN
- the aroQ gene encoding type II 3-dehydroquinate dehydratase, coding for MILIINGPNLNMLGRRPISVYGDGSYDDLKELLNEWSEINKIDIEIFQSNIEGKIIDRIHQLNYDGLIINPGAYTHYSYAIRDALEILSIPKIEVHISNIYVREEFRKNSVISEVCNGKITGLGFKGYLLALEYLKEKI
- a CDS encoding shikimate kinase is translated as MISKKIFLIGMMGCGKTTLGKKLSNILNLPFIDIDSEIEKKEKKSIENIFKENGETYFRTLEKKTLKEINYFYTSGIISTGGGIILDDENFNILKNEYTIFLYVSISELKKRLEKDTKRPLLKNKNIINIWEERKSLYNSFKKVNLSGLTINSSLEKLLKEIIN
- a CDS encoding Rid family detoxifying hydrolase, encoding MKKIHNPEGVPQPIGPYSISNIFENLIFLSGQLPVENGELIKGDIKKETELIIKNIKTILETAGSSLDCVLKTTVFLKNMDDFGDMNEIYGKYFKNNPPARSAIQVAKLPKDSDIEIELIAYKK
- a CDS encoding DMT family transporter, which gives rise to MVRAFFALLMVTFLWGSTFPFIKMAVNGESVYLYLSLRFWLAGILSMFLWKKHSLKYGLIIGIFISLGQITQTIGLTLTTASKSGFITSLYIVLVPVFAYLIEKEKPTLMQIIAFPISILGSYFLSGGVKGFNVGDILTVLCAVFYALSVVYITKYSKIVPESSLLSYQFIAVAIMNTALAFTSPGGKVSIPLILVVIYTAVFSTIIATLFQSKYQKILGNNMSAFVFIGEPIFAAFFAFLILKETLSVKQFLGASIMIISLIIGTIPSKNKEKITPI